From the genome of Streptomyces sp. NBC_01304:
CGCCCTGCTGGAAGTAGTAGTCGTACCAGGAGGAGATCGCGCCGATCGGCACGATCGTCTCCAGGCCGTCGACGCCGGTCGCGGCCACGCCGTTGGCGATGGTGCCGTCGTAGCTCTTGCCGATCATGCCGGTCTTGCCGTTGGTCCAGCCGGCCCGGGTGCGTTCGGTACCGGTGCGGGTGGTGTAGGCGCGGGCGTCGCCGTTCAGCCATTCGACGACGGCCTTGGCGGACTGGACGTCGGAGCGGCCGCCGACGTCGACACAGCCGTCGGAGCGGTTGGTTCCGGCGAGGTCGACGGCGACGAAGGCATAGCCGCGCGGGACGAAGTAGTTGTCGTAGAAGAGCGGGAACTGGACGACGTTGCCGTCCGCGTCGTACGTCTTCTTCTGGCTCTCGTTGCCGCGCCCGCAGCAGGAGTAGTACGGGCTGGCGTCCATGATGACCGGTATCTTCCGCCCCTGCTGGGCCGGTTCACGCGGCCTGATGATGTCGGCCGCGACCCGGTCGTTCTTCCCGTCGCCATCGCCGTCGATCTTCGTGTCGACCCAGACGGACTCGCGTATGGCATCGGCGTACGAATAGACCGGCTTACTCTCCCGGCCTCCGGAGCTCTGGGTTCCGGAGCTCTGCGCCCCCGAGCCCTGAGACCCGGAGCCCTGAGCACTGGCTGAGGTCACCGGGGAAAGCGTCACTGCTATCAGGGCGGCCACCAGGAGCACCGCACGTATGAAGCGCATGTCCCGCGCACATATCGGCATGCGCGGAAGCTACTCCAGTCAACTCCCGTACAAAAGAGGGCAGTAGAGGTGAGCAGTTGGACAAATGTCAGGCGTATCGACCGGAGTGGCACATGTCGGCCGAATGGCGATCGTGTGACAGATGCGGCCATGGACATGACTGGGGCGACGGGTGCTGAATAGGGTCACATCAGATCTTGTGACCCTACGACTTGGAGTTGACGTGCACCGCAGACTCATCGTCCCGAGCGCGCTCGCGGCCGCCTTCTTGCTGGCGATCCCGGCATCGGCCGCAGATTTCTCGCCGGGCGCGCCGGGGATCGGCGACCCCTACTACCCGGCCAGTGGCAACGGCGGTTACGACGTCTCCCACTACGACCTGCGCCTCAAGTACCAGCCCAAGACCGACCTGTTGGAGGGCACGGCGACCCTTATCGCCACCGCCAAGCAGGACCTGTCGCGCTTCAACCTCGACTTCGGCCTGAAGGTCAGCGAGGTCCGGGTCAACGGCAAGAAGGCCACGTTCAAGGCCTCCGGCACCCAGGAGCTGGAGATCACCCCGGCGACCCCGCTGCCCAAGGGCGCGCCGGCCGCGATCGTCGTGAAGTACGCGGGCAAGCCGTCCGAGCTGAAGATCAACGACTGGACCGCGTGGGCCCGTACGCCCGACGGCGCCGTGGCGGCGCAGGAGCCCGACTCGGCCGTGTGGTGGTTCCCGTCCAACGACCACCCGCTCGACAAGGCGACGTACGACGTCTCCGTGCAGGTCCCCAACGACGTCCAGGCGATCAGCAACGGCGTCCTGCAGTCCACCCGCCCGGTCGGCAAGGACTGGACCCGCTACAGCTGGCGCTCCAACAAGCCGCAGGCCTCTTACCTGACCACGCTCGCCGTCGGCAAGTTCGACATCACGACGGACAAGACGGCGGACGGCCTGCCGGTCCTCAACGCGTACAGCAAGGACCTCGGCGACAACGCGGGTTCGGCGCGCGCCAGCATCGAGCGGACCACCGAGGTCGCCGAGTGGCTGACCGAGCTGTACGGGCCGTACCCCTTCAACGCCCTTGGCGGGTACGTCCCGAACGTGACCTCCGGCTTCGCGCTGGAGACCCAGACCCGGCCGTTCTACAGCCCGCGCCAGTTCGCGAACGGCTCGAACGTGTCCGTGGTCGTGCACGAGCTGGCCCACCAGTGGTACGGCGACAGCGTGTCCGTGCACGGCTGGAAGGACATCTGGGTCAACGAGGGCTTCGCGCGCTACAGCCAGTGGCTGTGGTCCGAGAAGGAGGGCGAGGCCTCGGCGCAGGAGCTCGCGGACTACGTGTATGCCTCGCACCCCGCGGACGACCCGTTCTGGACCGTCAAGCCGGGCGACCCGGGCGCGGAGAACCAGTTCGACATCGCGGTCTACGACCGGGGCGCGCTGGCCCTGCAGGCGCTGCGCAACGAGGTCGGCGACGACGTGTTCTTCGAGCTCCTCAAGGGCTGGCCGGCCAAGTACAAGTACGGCAACGCGAAGGTGGGTGACTTCGTCCGGTACGCCGAGGAGGTCTCCGGCAAGCCCCTCGCGTCGCTCTTCGACACCTGGCTCTACCAGCCGACCCGGCCGGGCGCGCCCGCGGCGGCCAAGGCCGAGGTGCTGCGGGCGCCCGGCGCCGGCAAGCTCGCTCAGCCCAAGGGCTGGAAGAAGATCGCGGCGACCAACTCGATCCACGAGCACGGTCACGATCACTGAGTGGGCGACTGCCGAATCAGCTGCCGCTGAGTAATTCCCGCCCCGCTGCCCCCTGTTGGGCGGCGGGGCGGAACCGGCTCACTTCGCGGGCAGCTGGTTGAAGCGCAGCATGTTGCCCGCCGGATCGCGGAAGGCGCAGTCCCGGACGCCGTACGGCTGGTCGAACGGCTCCTGCAGCACCTCGGCGCCCGACGCCTGGATGCGCTCGAAGACGGCGTCGACGTCCTGGGTCCGGAAGATCACGCCACGCAGCATGCCCTTGGCGAGCAGTTCCTCCATGGCCTGCTTGTCCGCCGGGGAGGCGTTCGGGTCCGCGGCCGGCGGTTCGAGGACGATCTCCACGTCCTGCGTGGGCGAGCCGAGGGTCACCCAGCGCATGCCCTCGAACCCGACGTCGTTGCGCACCTCGAAGCCGAGCACGTCGCGGTAGAACTCGAGGGCCTTGTCGTGGTCGTCGACGGCGATGAAGCACTGCTGAAGTTTGATGTCCATGCGGCCCACGCTACGGGGACGGCTCGCCCTTGGCTTCTTGATTCCTGACCCGTTCGGCGATCCTCGCCTGCTCGGCCTTTTCCGCCTTCTCGGGGTTGCGGACCGGGCGCGTGAAGATCTTGGCGACGCAGGCCGGGATGGCCTCGCCCTGCTCGTGCGGGCGCGCCCGGTAGGCGCTCGGGCTCTCCCCGACCAGCTCGGTGAAGCGGGTGCTGAACGTCCCCAGCGACGTACAGCCGACAGCGAAGCAGACGTCCGTCACTGACAGGTCACCGCGCCGCAGCAGGGCCTTGGCCCGCTCGATCCTGCGGGTCATCAGATAGCTGTACGGAGTCTCGCCGAACGCGGCACGGAAGCTGCGCGAGAAGTGGCCGGCCGACATGAGGGCCGAGGCCGCAAGGGCCGGGACGTCGATCGGCTCCGCGTAGTCGCGGTCCATCTTGTCGCGGGCCCGACGCAGCCGCACCAGGTCCGAGAGATCCGTTGGCGTCACACGGCCAGCTTAGCCCCGCCCCCCACGACCGACCCGGGCCTTCGCCCGTGCCTCCCGCGCCAGCGGCAGGTACCGCAGCCGCTCGGGGAGCAGCGGCACCACGGTCCGCACCACCCGCCCGAACCGTCGCAGCCTGCGCTCCTGCGCCTCGGTCCACGGCAGCCCTATCGCCTCTCGCGCGTCCGGCGGCATGAGCCCGATGGTGATGAAGCGCCGGAAGCGCGCCAGCGGCGGGAACACCAGCGGCCAGGCCGCCCGCAGCGCGACCCTGAGCAGCCAAGGCCCCCGGTCCGGCGCCGGGACCGGGCGGTCGACGGCCACGAGCTCGCGGACGACCGCGGTGGCCTCGATCTCGGTCTCCAGGACCTTGCGGTAGTAGGGCCAGAACTCCTCGATCGTCTGCGGCATGTCCCGGTCGTGGATGCCGAGGATGCGTCCGACCTGCAGCCACTCCGCGTACAGCTGCCGCTCCTGGGCCTCGGTGTAGGGGCGCCGCTGCAGGTACTTCGCGGTGTGCCGGAAGACGGGGAAGCCGGTGGCGTGCACCCACGCGTAGTAGTCGGGCATCAGCGCGTGGTAGCGGCGGCCCCGGGTGTCCGTGCCCTGGATCGTCTTGTGCAGGGCGCGCAGCCGGCGCCCCTCCTCGGCGGCCCGCTCTCCCCCGTACACCCACAGCTGCACCGACCGGAGCGAGCGCTCGCCGCGTCCCCAGGGGTCGGTGCGGAACACCGAGTGCTCGTCGACGCCCGCGCCGACGGCCGGGTGGGCGACCTGCATGGTGAGCGCCGGGGGCAGGGTGAGCAGCATGCGTACGTCCCCGGCGACGGTCCACAGGATGCCGCCGGGTGGTGGTGGTGGGGGTCCGCTCATGGGGGGCTCCCGTGCTCGAATCTGCGTCAGCAGTGTTGACGCGACTGATGAGACAAGTCAATAGTCATTGTAACTTTGACTCTCGGGGGCGAGGGGGGCCGTCAAGTTGCGCTGGAGCAGGACGAGTTGGCGCTTTCCGGCTCACCATGGAACCAGGCAGCAGCCCGCCCACCGCCCTTAAGGAGCCCCGATGGGCCGCTACACGCGACTGCGCGAGATCCGCCGCTTGGACCCGGCGCGCGACTTCGAGCGCATCCACAAACTGATCTCGCAGTACGAGTTCCCCTGGGACTACACACAGGGGATCGGCATCGCCTTCATCCGCGACTACGGCGTGCCCCGCATCTCCCAACTCCTCGACCGGACCCAGGAGTTCGAGAAGGCGGGCCAGAAGCGGTACGACGACACCATTCTGTTCGGCCACGAGATGGCGCAGGACGGCTTCGACTCGGATCGCGGCCGGGCCGCGGCGCGCCACCTGAACAGGATTCACGGCAAGTACGACATCGCCAACGAGGACTTCCTGTACGTCCTCGCCACCACGGTCGTCGGCCCCAAGCGCTGGATCGACCGCTTCGGCTGGCGCCCGCTGTGCGCCAACGAGGCGGAGGCGCTCGCCCTGGTCGGACACAAGATGGCGCAGATGATGCACATCGAGGGCGCCCCGTCGACGTACGACGCCTTCGAGAAGCTCCTTGACGACTACGAGCGCGAGATGTTCGCGTACCACCCGGCCAACCGGCGCGTCGCGACCGCCACCTTCCGCGTCAGCTCCTCCTGGTATCCGGCACTCCTGCGACCCGTCATGGCGCGCTTCTCGCTGGCGCTGCTCGACGAACCGCTGCTGCGCGCCCTCGGCTTCCGGCCGCAGCCGCGGTGGGTGCAGCGGCTCGCGGTGGGCGCCGTTCGGGGGCGTTCGCAGTTCGTCCGGCTGCTGCCGGCGCGGCCGCGCTGGTGGCCGAAGCTCCCCAAGCCCCTTACGTATCCCTTCGGTTACACCCTCGACGACCTCGGCCCGCACTGGGCCCACGCCCGGCCGCTCAAGCCGGTGCCCGGCGATCCGGCCCATCCCCTGATGAACGGACGGGAGTCCTGATGAGCACTTTCGCCGTACGTTCCCCCGTCAGCGGTGACGTGCTGTCGGAGCACCCGGTGCACGGGCCCGAGGAGGTGCGGGACACGGTCGTACGCGGCCGGGGCGCGGCCGCCGTGTGGGCGGGGCTCGGCTGGGCGGGGCGCAGGGACCGGCTGCTCGCCTGGAAGCGGGCGCTGGCCCGGCGCATGGACGAGCTCGCCGCGCTGGTCGCGCGCGAGACGGGCAAGCCGGAGCACGACGCGCGGGCCGAGGTGCTGCTCGCGCTGGTGCATCTGGACTGGGCGGCGCGCCATGCCCGGCGGGTGCTGCGGATGCGGCAGGTCTCCTCGGGGCTGCTCTCCGTTCATCAGCGGGCCCTGCTCGGATATCGGCCGCTGGGTGTGATCGGGGTGATCGGGCCGTGGAACTACCCGGTCTATACGCCGATGGGGTCGATCGGGTACGCGCTCGCGGCCGGGAACGCCGTGGTGTTCAAGCCGTCCGAACTCACGCCGGGCGTCGGTGAGTTCCTTGCCTCGTCGTTCGGCGAGGCGGTGCCGGACTGCGCCGATCTGCTGCAGTGCGTGACGGGGCCCGGATCGACGGGGCAGGCGCTCGCCCTGTCCGGTGTGGACAAGGTGGCGTTCACCGGGTCGCCGGGCACCGCCCGCAAGGTGGCGGCGGCCTGCGCGGGGACGCTGACGCCGCTGCTCGCGGAGTGCGGGGGCAAGGACGCGGTGATCGTGGGCGCGGACGCGGATCTGGACGCGGTCGCCGAGGCGGTGGTGTGGGGCGCGATGTCCAACGCGGGGCAGACCTGCGCGGGCGTGGAGCGCGTGTATGCCGTGGCCTCGGTGCACGAGGAGCTGTGCGGGCGGGTGGTGCGGGCCGCGCGGGCGCTGTCGCCGGGGACGCCCGACGGGGAGTACGGGCCGATGACGCTGCCCGGTCAACTCGGTGTCGTGGAACGGCACATGAAGGAGGCCCTCGCCGGTGGGGCGCGGGCCCCGTTGGGCGGTCCCGAGTCGGTGCGGGGGCCCTATGTGCATCCGGTCGTACTCGTCGACGTACCGGAGGATTCGCCCGCGATGACCGAGGAGACCTTCGGGCCCGTGGTGGCGGTCAACCGGGTGGCGGACCTGGACGAGGCGGTGGCGCGGGCCAATGCGTCGGCGTACGGGCTCGGTGCCGCGGTGTTCACGGGGTCGCGGGCGGCGGGGCTGCGGGTGGCGCGGCGGCTCGACTCGGGCGCGGTGTCGGTGAATTCGGTGCTCGGGTTCGCCGGGGTGCCGTCGTTGCCGTTCGGCGGGACGGGCGAGTCGGGGTTCGGGCGGATCCATGGGGCGGAGGGGCTGCGGGCGTTCGCCGCGGCGCGGTCGGTGACCGTGCGGCGGTTCGCTCCGGCGGTCGACCTGACCTCGTTCGCGACGCCGCGCGAGAAGGCGGCGAAGGCGGTGGAGCTGGGGCGGAGGCTGCACGCCCGGTTCTGACCTCTCCTTGCGGAGAGGGCCTTACGGGGGCTTTTGCGGAGGGGGCTACGCCTGCAGCAGTGGGACCAGGTAGCGGCGGGCGAACTCGCGCGCCTGGTCGTCCTCGTCGATCTCGAAGCAGCTGACCGGGTTGAGCAGGAAGGAGACCGTGATCCGCACCATCAGCTCGGCGACGGGCGTGGGATCGCGCTCCGGCCTGCCCTCGGCGCGCTGCGCCCGCCGCAGCCGGTCGGCGAGGTACTCCCGCATGGCCAGGAAGGCGGGCCCGCTCTCCAGGGTGAGGAACGGCAGCATCGTCTCGGGCTCCAGCCGCATCAGGCCGCCGACCAGCGGATGGTCCCGGATGTGCCGCAGCACGGCGGCGAAGCCCTCGACGAGGCGGTCCTCCATGGCCGGCAGGGCCGCCACCGCCGCGTCGACCTCGGTGACGAAGCGCTGGTACTCGCGCAGCAGACAGGCCGATACGAGGGCGTCCTTGCCGCCGATCCGCCGGTACACGGTGACCCGCGAGACGCCGGCCCGCTTGGCCACGTCGTCGACGGTCGAGCGGCGCAGCCCGAAGGTCGTGAACTGCTCGCGGGCCGCGTCGAGTATCTGCTCGGAGAGGGCGTCGCCGGGGGGCCGCGGGGAGCCCAGGGCGCCGGCCAGCATCGACTGGTCCAGCGCGCTCGCTGCCGCGCCTTCTGCCGCGCCTTCCGCCTTGCTCTCCACCGCGCTCTCTACCGTGCTCTCTGCGGCCATGGCCCCTCCCTGGTGTTCGTCACTCACTCAACCACAGCTACACAGAGACCGGCTCCATAACTTTGTAACTCAGCGCACTTCAGGAGGCGTTCATGGCCCTGACGGCCGAGCAGCAGGACTTCGTCACCGCGCTCCGTGACTTCGCGCGCCGGGAGTGCGGAACCCGTGAGCAGCGGGATGCGCTGACCGCCGAGCCGGGCGGACCGCACTCCCCCGCGCTGTACGCGAAGTTGGCGGAGCTCGGCTGGCTCGGGGTGTGTCTGCCGGCGGAGTACGGCGGGGCGGGCGGGGGCATGACCGACGCCTGCCTGTTCCTGCGGGAGACCGCGCGCGGCCTGGTGCCGTGCGGCGGTTTCGTGACGTCCGTGATCACGGCGAAGGCGTACGAAAGGTTCGGCAGCCCGGCGCAGCGCAAGGCGGCGGTGGGTGGCGCGGTCGGGGGCCAGGTGCTCGCGATCGCGATGTCGGAGCCGGAAGCGGGCTCGGACGTGGCGGCGCTGCGCTGCAAGGCCGAACTGCGCCCGGACGGCGGGTGGTTGGTGAACGGACACAAGACCTGGATATCCAACGCTCATCTCGCCGAGTACATCCTGCTCGTCGCCCGCACCGACGCCTCCGGGGACAAGCACCAGGGGCTGACCATGTTCCACGTTCCGGCGGCGACCGCGGGCATCGAGGTGCGGGGCATCGAGACGATGGGCGGGCGCGAGGTCAACGACGTCCACTTCACGGACGTACGGCTGCCCGCCGACGCGGTGGTGGGCACGGTGGGCGAGGCGTGGCCGCAGCTGATGGCGGGGCTGAACGCGGAGCGTCTCTTCCTCGCCGCGAACATGCTCGGCCGGGCCGAGCGGATCTTCGAGGACACGGTGGCGTACGTCGGTGCGCGGGTGCAGTTCGGGCGGCCGGTCGGCACGTTCCAGGCACTGCGGCACCGGCTCGCGGATCTGGCCACGGAGATCGAGTGCGCGCGGCTGCTCGTCTTCGACCTGGCGGCGCGGTGCGACGCGGAGCCGGAGCGGCTGTTCCCGCGCGAGGCGTCGATGGCCAAGCTGAAGGCCACGGAGACCGCCAAGAGGGCCGCACTTGAGGGCATGCAGATGATGGGCGGGTACGGCTACGCCACCGAGTACGACATGGAGCGGCACCTGCGGGCCACGGTGGTGTCGACGGTGTACGGCGGCACTAGCGAGATTCAGCGGGACATCATCGGCAGGAGTTACGGGTTGTAGCGTGCGTCGCCGTGGCCCGCCCCCGCGGGGATCGGCTCGCCGACTATGCGGGCCGCGAGTTCTGATGCCAACTCGGCCACATGGAGGCGCAGTTCGGCCTCGGCCGCGGCGCGGTCCGCCTCGATGCGGGCCTGGCCGGAGGCGAGGATCCGGTCGCGCTCCTGGATCCCGTCCTCACGGGCGGCGACCAGGAGGGAGGCGCCTTCCTCCAGGGCGTCCTGGCGGATGCGGGCGGCCTCATGGCGGCTTCCGGAGCGCAGCGCGGCGAGCTCCTGCTCGGCGAGGTAGATGTCGTGGTAGATGCCGCCCTCGGGAATCGTCGACAGTTCCTCACGGACCTGGAGGACGCGATTCATGCGCAGCACCATCGCCCGGATGAAGGCGAAGGCGGCACCGAAGGCGACGGCGCCGAGGGCGAGGTCCTCCACCCTCATGTTCAACGGGCCGATGGGCAGGCTTTCGGGCAGCAAGTACATGCGGATGATCTACCCCGCCGACCCCGTGATCGAACATGCATTCAGGACGCCAACTTGCCGCCACCCAAAGGCTACCCAGAAGTAACCACCGCTGCTTTGATGTGGGACGCCACCCCGTACCCCCCACTCACCGCAGGAGTCCCTGTGTCCCTTTCCGTACGCCGCCGCATGTCCGGTGCGGCTCTCGCCACCGCAGTCGCGGGGGCCACACTCGTCGCCGTCGCCCCGGCGGCGGACGCCGCGGCGACCCCCGGCCTGAAGGTGCTGACGTACAACACCTTCCTGTTCAGCAAGTCGCTCTACCCGAACTGGGGCCAGGACCACCGGGCCGCCGAGATCCCCAAGACCGCCTTCTTCAAGGGCCAGGACGTCGTCGTGCTCCAGGAGGCCTTCGACAACTCCTCGTCGGACGCCCTGAAGCGGAACGCGGCGGCGCAGTACCCGCATCAGACCCCGGTGGTCGGCCGCAGCAAGGACGGCTGGGACGCGACCGGGGGCAACTACTCCACGACGACGCCCGAGGACGGCGGGGTCACCGTGCTCAGCAAGTGGCCGATCGTGCGCAAGGAGCAGTACGTCTACCCGGACGCCTGCGGCTCCGACTGGTACTCCAACAAGGGCTTCGCCTATGTGGTGTTGGACGTGAACGGCACGCGCGTGCATGTGGTCGGCACCCATGCGCAGTCCACCGACCCGGGGTGCGACGCGGGTGAGGCGGCAGCGATGCGCAGCAAGCAGTTCAAGACGATCGACGCGTTCCTGGACGCCAAGAACATCCCCGCCTCCGAGCAGGTCCTGGTCGCCGGGGACATGAACGTCGACTCGCACAGCGCCGAGTACGCCTCCATGCTCGCCGACGGCGGCCTGGTGGGCGCGGACTCCCGGACCGGGCACCCGTACTCCTTCGACACCCAGGACAACTCGATCGCGAAGGACCGCTACCCGGACGACCCGCGCGAGGACCTGGACTACGTCCTGCACCGCGCGGGCCACGCCCGCCCGGCGGGCTGGAACAACACGGTCGTCAAGGAGCAGAGCGCGCCCTGGACCGTCTCCAGCTGGGGCAAGGACTACACGTACACCAACCTGTCCGACCACTACCCGGTGACCGCGTCCGGGCAGTAGCCGCACCCCGGCTGCCGGGCGGCCCCGAACTGGCATCTGCGAGTGCTTCGCAGCTGGTCAGGGGCCGCTTTTCGGCAGTGGCTGCAAGGGAGTTGGTGTGCCACGGTGGGTGCATGACAGGTCAGGGACACGGTCACGATCACGGTCATGCACCCCACTCCGGGCACGCTCATGGACACGGGCATGGGGACGCTCATGGACAGGGGAACGGGCACGGGAACGGGCATGAGCACGGGAACGGGCACGGAGACGGGCATGGTCACGCCCATGCGGCCTCCCGGTGGGCGAAGCTTCGGCATCGGGTCGCGCATGCCGTGACGCCGCACAGCCATGACCCCGCCGACAAGGTCGACGCGGCCCTGGAGAGCTCGGCGGCCGGGCTGCGCACGCTGTGGTTCTCGCTCGCCGTCCTCGCCGCGACCACCGTCGTCCAGGCGGTGATTGCCGCGCTGTCGGGCTCCGTGGCGCTGCTCGGCGACACGGTGCACAACGCGGCGGACGCCCTGACCGCACTGCCCCTGGCCCTCGCTTTCGTGCTGGGCCGCCGGGCCGCGACCCGGCGCTATACGTACGGCTTCGGCCGGGCCGAGGATCTGGCGGGCGTCTTCGTGGTCCTGGTGATCGCGGCCTCGGCGCTCTTCGCCGGGTACGCGGCCGTGCGCCGGCTGGTCGAGCCCCAGGACGTCAGTCACCTCCCGGCCGTCGCGGCGGCGGGCCTGGTCGGCTTCCTCGGCAACGAGTGGGTGGCGCGCGCCCGGATCCGCACGGGGCGGCGGATCGGTTCGGCCGCGCTGGTCGCCGACGGACTGCACGCCCGCACGGACGGTTTCACCTCTCTCGCCGTGCTCCTCGGGGCGGGCGGCTCGGCGCTCGGTTGGCGCCTCGCGGACCCGCTGATCGGTCTGGCGATCACGGTCGCGATCGCGCTGGTGCTGCGTACGGCGGCCCGCGAGGTCTGGCACCGGCTGATGGACGCGGTGGACCCGACCCTGGTCGACGCCGCCGAGCGGGCCCTGGCCGGGGTTTCGGGCGTACGCGGGGTGGGCGACGTCCGACTTCGGTGGCTGGGCCATGCGTTGCGGGCCGAGACCTCGATCGTGGTGGACCCGCACCTCACGGTGGTCGAGGCACACGCCCGCGCGGTGGCGGCGGAGCATGCCCTGCTGCACGCGGTGCCGAAGCTGACGGCGGCGACGGTGCACGTCGACCATGCGGCACCGGACCCGACGGTCGGGCCGGACCCGCACGGGGCGCTGGCCCACCACTTCGCATAGCGGGCCTCAGGGGTGTCGGTTCTCGTGTCGGCCCTCCCGCTGTCAGGTTCGCGTGCGGGCCCTCACGGTGTCGGGTTCGCGCGTCGGCCCTCCCGGTGTCAGGTTCGCGCGTCGGCCCTCAGGTTCGCGTGCGGGCCCTCCCGGTGTCGGGTGCTCGTAACCCCCTCGGGGGTGTCGAGGTCACGCAGCATCGTGAGGGTGCCGCGGGCCGGCGGCCTCGGGGTCAGGCCGGCCATTTCCCCGTGGTGCGCCGAAAGGCGGTGGCGCCGCCACGCTCGACCGCCGCTCTCACCACGGCGAAGGTGGCACCTTCCAGTGCGGCCGCGGGCAGCACCTCCCGCCAACTCCGCTCCTCGTCAAGGGGTTTGGGCGCCTCCCTCGTGTCGTCGACCTTGGCCCAGATCCAGCGGAAGGCCATCCCTGCGAGGGCGCCGCCGAGAACGCCCACCACCATGCCGACGGGCTTGTACATCAGCTTCGCCGGATCCATCGCTCACCCCTTGCGGGCGCGACGCCGGCGCACCACCACCACGGCGGTCGCCGCTGCCGCACCGGCCACGAGCAGGGGACCCGGGCGGGCCCGGCCTGCCGAGGCGGCCTTGGCTGCCGCCTGCCGGACCGGCTCCGGAGTGTGCTCCTGTACCGCGTGGGCCGTCCTGACCGCGGCCTCTCGCACCGGTTCCGGTGTGTGGTCCTGCACCGCGTGCGCCGTCCTGGCCGCCGCCTGCTGGACGTTGGTGGTGATCTCCGCCGTCTTCTCCTGCGCCCGGCCCTTGAGGTCGGCCTTGTCGGCCAGCTGCCCGACGGTTTCGCCGAGGCGTTCCCTGGCCTGCTCGACACGT
Proteins encoded in this window:
- the sph gene encoding sphingomyelin phosphodiesterase: MSGAALATAVAGATLVAVAPAADAAATPGLKVLTYNTFLFSKSLYPNWGQDHRAAEIPKTAFFKGQDVVVLQEAFDNSSSDALKRNAAAQYPHQTPVVGRSKDGWDATGGNYSTTTPEDGGVTVLSKWPIVRKEQYVYPDACGSDWYSNKGFAYVVLDVNGTRVHVVGTHAQSTDPGCDAGEAAAMRSKQFKTIDAFLDAKNIPASEQVLVAGDMNVDSHSAEYASMLADGGLVGADSRTGHPYSFDTQDNSIAKDRYPDDPREDLDYVLHRAGHARPAGWNNTVVKEQSAPWTVSSWGKDYTYTNLSDHYPVTASGQ
- a CDS encoding cation diffusion facilitator family transporter translates to MTGQGHGHDHGHAPHSGHAHGHGHGDAHGQGNGHGNGHEHGNGHGDGHGHAHAASRWAKLRHRVAHAVTPHSHDPADKVDAALESSAAGLRTLWFSLAVLAATTVVQAVIAALSGSVALLGDTVHNAADALTALPLALAFVLGRRAATRRYTYGFGRAEDLAGVFVVLVIAASALFAGYAAVRRLVEPQDVSHLPAVAAAGLVGFLGNEWVARARIRTGRRIGSAALVADGLHARTDGFTSLAVLLGAGGSALGWRLADPLIGLAITVAIALVLRTAAREVWHRLMDAVDPTLVDAAERALAGVSGVRGVGDVRLRWLGHALRAETSIVVDPHLTVVEAHARAVAAEHALLHAVPKLTAATVHVDHAAPDPTVGPDPHGALAHHFA
- a CDS encoding DUF4235 domain-containing protein, whose protein sequence is MDPAKLMYKPVGMVVGVLGGALAGMAFRWIWAKVDDTREAPKPLDEERSWREVLPAAALEGATFAVVRAAVERGGATAFRRTTGKWPA
- a CDS encoding DUF3618 domain-containing protein → MTGGEKENETVAAARARVEQARERLGETVGQLADKADLKGRAQEKTAEITTNVQQAAARTAHAVQDHTPEPVREAAVRTAHAVQEHTPEPVRQAAAKAASAGRARPGPLLVAGAAAATAVVVVRRRRARKG